The DNA region AACGCGAGTTGAATATACCCGCTTTAGAATCAACTACCAATGAACTCATGGAAACCATTACGGACTTTAATAGTTCAAGTTCTTTAAATATTCCAGATGAGACTATCAAAAAATTACAAAGTTTGTTAAAAGACGCCGATTTGGTAAAGTTTGCAAAGTATGTTCCGTTATCTAATGATATTGAATTGCACAGAAATGATGCCGAGGAAATTATTGAAGTTTTACATCCAAAAATAAAAATTGAAGATGAAGCTGTGGAATAACTTAGAATTGACAAACCCAGAATTTCTGTGGTTATTCCTGCTAATACCATTATTAGCGGTTTGGTATTTTTTTGTACGTAAAAAAGATAAAGCAACATTAACCATTTCAAATACTAAGGGTTTTGGAGGTTCGTCACTTTTGGCAAAATTAAAACCATTATTGTATGTATTACGATTATTGGCATTGTCGCTATTAATCTTAGCAATGACAAGACCTAGAAATGTTGAAGTAAGTAAAAAAACGAAAACAACTAGCGGTATAGATATCGTAATGGCCATTGACATATCGGCAAGTATGTTGGCAAAAGATTTACGTCCAAACCGATTGGAGGCTTTGAAAGACGTGGCAAAATATTTTGTAAACCAACGCCCAAATGATAGAATAGGTATTGTGGTTTATGCTGGTGAAAGCTTTACACAAACCCCAATAACTAGTGATAAACGTATCGTTATAAATACCATTAACAGATTGCAATGGGGCGATTTAGATGGAGGAACAGCCATAGGTATGGGGTTAGGTTCGGCCGTCAATAGACTAAAAGATAGTAAAGCTAAAAGTAAAGTTATTATTCTGTTATCTGATGGTGTAAATAATTCGGGGTTTATAGATCCAAAAACAGCTACCGAATTGGCTAAAGAGTTAGAAATTAAGGTGTATACCATTGGAATTGGTACCAATGGAACGGCTCAATTTCCGGTGGCAAGAGATATCAATGGACGTTTAGTTTTTAAAATGCAACCTGTAGAGATTGATGAAGAACTATTAAAATTTATTGCCAACGAAACCGAAGGAAAATATTTTAGAGCAACCAATAATGAAAAATTAGCATCAATTTATGATGAAATAAACAAATTAGAAAAAACAGAGATAGAAGAATTTAAGTATTATAATTATCAAGAAAGATATCGCTCATTAGTATTATTGGGGGGCTTTTTAATTTTATTTGAAATGCTATTGCGTTATACGGTATTTAGAAGTTTTATATAGAAAATGTATCAATTAGAAGAAAAGACTTATTTTTATTATTTCGCTGTTGTAGCAGTGCTTTTCTTGGCGTATTTGTTAGTTTCTTTATGGAAAAAACAAAAGCAAAAAGCATTTGCCGATAGTATCTTATTGGAAAAATTAAGTCCAGAGATATCGCCTTTCAAGTCTTTTTTTAAGACGTTAATGGTAGCCTTGGCATTATCTTTTTTAATTGTTGCATTGGTAAATCCTAAAATGGGAACAAAGCTAAAAACCATTAAAAGAGAAGGGGTTGATGTTGTTTTTGCATTAGACGTATCCAAAAGTATGTTGGCGGAAGATGTTGCCCCGAACCGGTTGGAAAAAGCAAAACAAATTATCTCAAGAATTATAGATAAATTAGGCAGTGATAGGGTAGGAATTATTATTTATGCGGGCAATGCCTATCCGTTATTACCAATTACAACTGACCAAGCTGCGGCTAAAATGTTCTTGCAAAATGCCGACCCTAACATGGTTTCATCACAGGGGACTGCCATAAACGAAGCCCTAAAACTAGGGAAAAGTTATTTTGATGATGATGAGCAGACCAATAGGTATTTATTTCTAATTTCTGATGGAGAAGACCATGAAGAGAATGTAAGTTATATAGCTGATGAAGCTACCCAAGAAGGGATTAAAATATTTACCATTGGAGTAGGTAGTGCAGATGGCGGCCCTATACCTATGAAAAGAAACGGCACCCTTGTTGGATACAAAAAAGACAGAAAGGGCGAAGTTGTAATTACTCAACTGAACAATCAAACCTTACAAAAAATTGCATCTGAAGGTAATGGTGAATATATGTATGGAAGCAACACAACCGAAACGGTAGATTATATTAACGATTTACTATTAAAAGCAGATAAAAAAGAATTTGAAACAAAACAGTTTTCTGATTTTAAAGACCAATTCCAATGGTTTTTAGGGTTGGGAATTTTATTCTTGGTGCTTGATGCTTTAATGTTCAATAAAAAAACAAAATGGATTCAGAAACTGAATCTCTTTAACGAAAATAAAAAGAAATGAAGAAGATTTTAATGATTTTACTGTTAACAGGCAGTATGGTAGTTTTTGCACAAAAAAAGGAACAAAAACCTAAAATTGAGCAAGAAGAAAAGGAAAGTATAAGAACGGGTAATGAACTTTACCAACAACAGAATTATGAAGAAGCTGAAGCCAATTACAGAAAAGCGTTGGAGCAAAATCCTAATTATGAAAAAGCTAGTTATAATTTAGGGAATGCCATATATCAACAAAATAAATACAAAGAAGCTTTACCAATGTACGAATTGGTTTCAAAGACAACCGAGAATAAGTTAACTAAGGCTGAGGCATTTCATAATATGGGTAATGCCATGTTAAAGGAAAAACAGTATGCCCAAGCTATCGAAGCGTATAAAAACGCATTGAGAAATAGCTCTAAAGATGATGAAACTAGGTATAATTTAGCATTAGCTCAAAAATTATTAAAGAAAGAGCAAAATCAGAAACAAGATAATAAAGACGATAAAGACAAGGACAAAAAGCAGAACGATAAAAATGAGGATAAGGATAAGGAGAATAAGGATAACAAAGACGACAAAGATAAAGACAAGGACAAGGACAAAAAAGGCGATAACAAAGACGAAAATAAAGATCAGAACAAAGACAAGAAAGATGACAAAGGCGATAAGGATAAAGATGATAAGCAACCTAAGCCTAGTCAATTATCGCCGCAGCAGGTAAAGCAACTGTTGGAAGCAATGAATAATGAAGAAAATAAAACTCAGAAAAAAGTAAATGCCAAAAAAGCTAAAGGAAAAAAAGTAAAACGGGAAAAAGATTGGTAAAAAAAGTAAATGTTTAAAAAAGTAAACATATTAATATTACTTCTAACGGTAAGTCAGTCTGTACTTACTCAAGAAACCTCATTTAAAGCCTCGGTCAGCAAAGACAGATTAGGCGTAAATGAACGTTTGCGTATTACTTTTACGCTTAACAAACAAGGGGGTGACAATTTTACTCCACCTGATTTTAAAGATTTTAAAGTATTGGCTGGTCCAATGCAATCTACCAGTTTTTCATCTTTTAATGGTAAAAAATCTTTTGAAATGGCGTATTCCTATACATTGCAGCCCAAAAGAAAAGGCATTACAACAATTTCTTCTGCCAGCATTGAATTAGATGGAAACGTTGTAAAAAGTAACACTGTAAAAATAACAGTTACCGATGCTGTTGAAATACCCAAAGACCCTAATGACCCAAAATATATAGCTTCCCAAAATATTCATTTAGTTGCTGAGGTGTCTAATTCAACACCTTATGTTGGAGAAAGTATTTCGGTAGTTTATAAAATTTATGTTGATGTAAATAAGGTAAGTGTTAGAAGTTACAATGAAACAGAATCGCCATCTTTCAATGGTTTTTGGAGTCAGAATATTGAAATAAATCAATCTGATACCAAAGAAAGCTCTTTTCAAGGAAGAACACACCGTTATGCTATATTACGTAAGTTCGTTTTAATTCCTCAAAAATCAGGCAAACTAACCATTGGCCCTTTAGAAATGGAAATAGGAGCTGGAATCCCTGTTGGGAGGCGTGATCTTTTCGGGAATATGATTACCAGAAATTTTAGCTTTGTTACCACTACCGGCCAACGTACTATAAATGTGAAACCGTTGCCGTCAGAAAATAAACCCATAGATTTTACGGGTGCGGTTGGCGATTATGGTTTCAAGGTTACCACCAATAAAAATGAGTTAAAGGCCAATGAAGCTGCCCAAATAAAAGTTGAGGTTAGAGGTAAAGGAAATTTAAAAATGGTTGAACTCCCTGAGATTGAAACTCCCGCTGGGCTAGAAAAATATGAGCCTGAGCATAAAGAGAATATTAGAACTTCCTTAAACGGATTTACAGGAAGCGTTTATGACCAATATACAGTAGTACCTCAGTTTAGGGGCAAATATAAAATCCCTTCAACAACTTTTTCTTATTTCAGTTTAAAAGATAAAACCTATAAAACAATTACTTCTGACGCCATTATAATAAATGCACCAGAAGGAAAGGTAGCAGCTGATGAAAATGCAGTTTTAACCACAAAGAAAAATGTGATCTCTAATGCTAGAGACATCCGATTTATTAGTACTAATGCCGATTTAAAACCAACTGTAAATACTAAAGATTTCTTTAAATCTAACTTGTTTTATTTATTGTTGATTTTGCCTTTATTAGCTATTCCTTTTGGGATTTTTATTGGAATTAAAAAGCAAAAAAGAGATAGCGATGTAGTAGGAAATAAAAGACGAAAAGCAGATAGACTGGCCAAAAAATACTTGTCAGAAGCCAAAAAACAGTTAGGCCATAAAGAGAATTTTTACGAAGCTTTGGAAAAAGCTCTACATAATTATTTAAAAGCCAAATTACAGGTAGAAACGACTGATATCAGTAAAGAAAAAATTAGGGAATTATTGCAAGAATGTAATGTGAATAGTGAAACCATCAACAGTTTTATTAATGTATTTGATAGTTGTGATTATGCTCGTTATACACCAACTACAAACGTAATGATGAAGCAAGAATATGAAGCCGCCAGAAAAGTGATCGTTAAAATAGATAAACAACTATAAAATGAGGAATATTATTTTATACATATTGTTATTATCGTCAGTTGGCATTTATGCAAACCAAGCGGATAGTCTATTTGTAAAGGCAAATAAACTCTATCAGAGCGAAAAATATAGTGAGGCTCTAGATTTGTATAAAGAGATTGAAAAGCATAATATAAGTTCTGACGATTTGCTTTACAATATGGCAAATACTTACTATAAAATGAACAAAGTTGCCCCTGCAATTTATTACTATGAAAAAGTCTTGCAACAAAGTCCGAACCATACCGATGCTAAATTTAACTTAGCCTTTGCCAAACGTATGGCAATTGATAATATTGAACCATTGCCGAAAACATTATTGCAAAAAATAAATCAAGCTGTGGTTATGAAATTAACCTATAACACTTGGGCTTGGTTAGCAGTAGGGCTATCATTTTTATTCGCAGTATTGTTTTTACTATATCACTTTTCGTACAGTACAGGCAGTAAACGGTTGTACTTTATAACCAGTTTTGTCAGTGCCTTTTTAGCGTTGTTAACTATTGCTATTGCTTATAAGAACTACGACTATATAAGCTCCAATCAAGAGGCAATAGTTTTTGCTCAACAAACCGAGGTGAAAATAGCACCTACGGTATCTAGCGAAGTTAGTTTTGAGTTGCACGAAGGCACCAAAGTAAAAGTTTTGGAAAGCTTGGACAATTGGAAAAAAATTAAGATTGCCGATGGTAAAATAGGCTGGATAGTAGCGGATGATATAAAAGAGCTGTAATTAAATGCCTCAATTTTTTAAAATAAAGATAAGTACGAATTTCTTGTTACGTACTTGTCTTTTACTTATTTAATATTTGTCGATTAAGCGTAAGGTATTTAACACTAAAAAGTAGGACAAACCTACAATACCTACAATTAATATAAAAAGTTGTGGGATTCTTATCATAGGATCTTTCTTTGTCAATACTCTAAAGAACTTTCGGAAGCCCATAAAAATGATACCACCTATAATTATTCGTAAGATTAAATACAAAATGAGCATTAGGATATCCATAATTTTTTGTAAATATTAAGCTAAATACTAACTTTTACGAATATATGAATAAAAATAACAATCTAGTTTTAGACAATAGTTACTTAGAGCAAACCGGCAAAATCTCACCCTTCATTAATCGATATTTATCCATTTCAGTTTCAGATAATTTTTCAGAGTAGTTTACTTCATCAACGTTAAAACCAACAGCTCTAAGTCGCTCAAAATAATCGCTTCCATAAACACGTACATGGTCGTACTGTCCAAAATGTTTAGCACGTTCTTCGGGAGTAGTTATTGAAAAATCTTCGTATGTGGTTTTCCGTGAATAATCTTGTGGAATTTGAAAAATACCCATACCTCCAGATTTTAAAACCCTATATAGTTCTTCCATAGCCTTTTTGTCGTCTTCTATATGTTCTAATACATGATTGCAAAAAATCACGTCAAAGCTATTATCCTCAAAAGGAAGGTTACAAATATCAGCTTTAACATCAACAATTGGCGAGTAGAGGTCTGCAGTAATTAACTCAATGTGACTTAACTTCTTAAACCGTTTTAAAAAACATTGCTCAGGAGCCATATGCAGGACTTTTTTTGGTTTGGAACCATCAAAAAAATCGGTTTCGTTTTGTAGATATAACCATAACAACCTATGCCGCTCTAATGATAATGTACTCGGCGAAAGTACATTAGGGCGTTGTGTGCCATAACCGTAGGGTAAAAATTTCCGAAAACTTTTACCATCAATCGGGTCAATATAGTTTGACCCTTTTAAGTACCAAGCCAATATAGGACGAATCCAATAACTTGCTTTTATCAAAAAAGGACGGGGAATAGTATTTAATATGTATTTAAAAATGGTCACGGTTTATTTATAATCTTCTCTGACCGGACAGAATATGTCGATTACTTTACATCTTGTTAGTGCTTTTCCGGAGTGTTTGGAATTAGACTGTATTATAGCCACCATACCCGGTTGAAGAATTTTAGTTACTCCATCAATGGTCATTTCAAGTTTACCTTCTGTTACTTGAGTAATTTGTTCTTGAAAATGTGAATGTTCAGGTAAAATGGCATTTGCTTTAATAGTAACATAAGAAAACGTTACGTTTTCTGTATGAATTAATTTAGCTTTAAAACCATCGAGAATTTCTTTTGAAGGTAGCTTAGAAATTTCTTTAACGTCCATTTTAATGTGCTAATTTTTTACTTCTGAACTCTTCCTCTTCATCGCTCTCAATTCCTAGAGCATCGTAAACATATTTAAAAGTGGAAAGTAACTCGGGCTTCCCATCAACAATAGCAACATCATGCTCAAAATGAGCAGAGGGCTGTCCATCTTGTGTAAGTATAGTCCATCCGTCTTTCAATTGTTTAATTCTGTGCGTACCCATATTAATCATAGGTTCAATGGCAACGGTCATCCCTTCTCTAAATTTTTTTCCTCTACCACGTCTGCCATAATTTGGCATTTCTGGTCCTTCGTGCATTTTTCTGCCCAAACCATGGCCTACTAACTCTCTAACCACTCCATATCCATGGTTTTCACAATACTCTTGAATGGCGAACCCTACATCACCAACGCGATTACCTGCTCTAAACTCGCGAATACCTACATACAAACTTTCTTTAGTAACTTTCAACAGTTTTTTAATGTCTTCTTCTACCTCCCCAACTTCAAAAGTGTATGCATGATCTCCATAAAATTCATTTTTTATAGCACCACAATCAATGGAGATTATGTCGCCATTTTTTAAAGGGTCGTTGGTAGGAAATCCATGTACAACCTGAGCATTAGGGCTCATGCAAAGTGTATTTGGAAAATCATACAGACCTAAAAAACCAGGAACCGCTCCATGGTCTCTGATAAATTCTTCGGCCAATTTATCCAGCTGTAATGTAGTGACACCTGGTTTCACCTCTTTGGCTAACATACCCAATGTTTTTGAAACGATTAATGCACTTTCTCGCATCAACTCAATTTCTTCTCTCGTTTTTATTTTAATCATTACGTTGTAATAAAGTGCAAAGGTAATTTAAAAAATAGAATGAATAAAAAATGTTTTAAAACATGACTTTTAGCATGTTTTTTAATACTGTTAAATTATAATTTTGTTACTAAATTATAATATATATGTATAAAGCATTAACCGCCCAGGAAGCAGTAAAAGTTATAAAAAGTAATGATAGAGTATATGTGCATGCGGCTGCGGCTGCACCTCAAGCACTAATAAATGCAATGAGCGATAGAGCAGATGAATTAAGAAATGTTGAAGTATGTCATTTGCATGTTGAAGGGGAAGCTCCATATGCAGATCCCAAATTGAAGGACAGCTTTCATGTAAATTCTTTTTTCATCGGTAAGAATGTTAGACATACCTTAACTGCTGGAAATGGATCTTATACTCCTGTTTTTTTGAGTGAACTGCCATTATTGTTTAAAAGGAATACTTTACCAATAGATGTAGCATTAATACATGTTTCACCACCTGATAATCATGGATATTGCTCTTTAGGGGTTTCAGTAGAAGCTACTTTGGCAGCAATTGATAATGCCAAGCATGTCATAGCTCAAGTAAATCCAAAAATGCCAAGAACTCATGGTGCCGGAATTATCCATATTTCTGAACTAGATGCTTTTGTAGAGGTGGACTTAGATTTGCCAGAAATGTCTGCCGCAGAACCCTCTAAAATTGAAAGCAAAATAGGCGATTATATAGCTGAATTGATTGATGATGGTAGCACGTTGCAAATGGGAATTGGAAGTATACCCAATGCTGTTCTAAAACGCCTTACAAATCATAAAAATTTGGGTATTCATTCTGAAATGTTTTCCGATGGCGTAATAGATTTGATATTAAAAGATGTTATCAACTCTAATTTTAAAGGAGTAGATCAGGGAAGGGCCATGGCAACTTTTTTAATGGGTTCTAGACGATTATATGATTATGTAGATGATAATCCTTTTATAGAAATGCGTGGTGCAGATTATGTTAATGATGTGTCGATTATTAAGCAGAACCCTAAGATGGTAGCTATAAACTCAGCAATAGAAGTAGATATAACGGGGCAAGTTTGTGCTGATTCTATTGGGTCTAGAATGTTTTCAGGTGTTGGTGGTCAAATGGATTTTATTAGAGGAGCTTCTTTGAGTAAAGGTGGAAAAGCGATTATTGCCTTGCCATCAACAACAAGTAAAGGAGTAAATAGAATTGTACCTTTTTTAAAACAGGGAGCAGGTGTAGTAACTACCAGAGCACATATACATTACATAGTTACCGAATACGGAGTGGCTCATTTATACGGAAAAACGCTAAAACAAAGAGCAAAAGTATTATTGGATATTGCACATCCCGATTATAGAGAACAATTAGAAAGAGAAAACTTTACAAAAGCTTAAAATTTCCAAAAGCTTTTTTTCTTTTTTTTCGGAACTTCGGCGTTGGGGTTGTTTTTTATGATCTTGTAGATTTCGCCCCAACCTAACATGCCGCCAATATTTCTGTCATCAATAAAAAGATCGGCATTGATTTTCCGGCTTACTTTTCCTTGAAATTTTTCTTCGGGATAGTTTTTATTTACGGCATAAAACTTTATTCCGTTCTCTTCACAAAAGTCAACGGCATCTTGAAGTCGTTCTCCATATCGATAAGTCCAGAGAATTAATCGATGTCCATCTTTTTGCAATTCTAATAAGGTTTCAATTGCAAAGATTTTTGCCTTACCAACTTTAGGATAAGCATCTTCTACAATAGTACCATCAAAATCAACAGCAATTATTAAGGGGTCTTTAGGAATCATTTAGAGTTATTATAATTTGTGCAAATTTAAGTCAATATTCTATTATACAACATACTAAACTAAAATCTGGGTATTTTAGTATTTTAAAAACGAATAAATCAACTTTTATCGTAAGAGTGTTTGTAAGGTTCTCCTTTTAGAATTTTTAGAATATCTTTTTCTAAGGTTTCTCTGGCATATTCTACATATCTGCCAATTTCTTTATCTTTTTTATAAAAAATAAAAGTAGGTACTCTTATAATAGTAAAACCTTCTTGAAGGTTATCAGCTGTTTTTTTTCTACGATTAACAGCAATCATTTCTAAATCATTTTCATCAAAACCAACCTTTCCCAATAATTTGTAAAAATGAGGAATCTCTAGTCTGCTATCACCACACCAAGTACCCATAAAAGCTTTAATGGTTACTCCTTTTATATTTTTCTTAATTTCTTTTACTGTAGCCTCATCTAGCTTGTAATTGTCATAGTTTCTATTAAACCATGTATTGTAGGGAGCTTCTTTAAAAACATCTTGTGCAATTACTCCTTCTAAATAATTGGGTTTAGTAATGGTTTCTTTTTGCTGAGCAAAAGTACATCCGCCAAAAACAAACATACAGCTTACAATAAAAATTAATTTTTTCATAAATATTTTTTAGCGAATATTTAAATTAATGACTCTCTATTCATTACCTCAGGTTTATCAATGCCTATTAATTTTAGAATCGTTGGAGCAATATCTGCCAAAATACCATTCTTAACCGATTTAATATCCTTATCAACAATAATTATTGGAACAGGATTGGTGGTATGTGCTGTATTTGGAGAACCGTCTTCATTAATCATAGTTTCACTATTACCGTGATCTGCAATAATAATGCCAGTGTAATTATTTCTTAGTACACTTTCAATAATACGTTCAGTACATTTGTCAACTGTTTCAGCAGCTTTTATGGCAGCAGACATAACACCAGTATGGCCTACCATATCGGTATTGGCAAAGTTTAGGCAGATAAAATCGGCTTCTTGCTTATCTAATTCAGGTAGAATTGCCGCTGTAATATCATTGGCACTCATTTCGGGTTGTAAATCGTAAGTAGCTACTTTTGGAGATGGACACATCAATCTTTTCTCACCAACAAACTCATCTTCCCTACCACCAGAAAAGAAAAATGTTACATGTGGGTATTTTTCTGTTTCTGCTATTCTAATTTGCTTTTTGTTATGTTTTTCTAGAACCTCACCTAATGTATTTGATAAATCATCTTTATCATAAATGATATGGATATTTTTAAACTTATCATCGTAATTGGTCATGGTTACATAGTACAAGTTCAACTTTTTCATGCCAAATTCTGGAAAGTCCTTTTGTGATAAAGCCTCTGTGATCTGTCGTCCTCGGTCTGTTCTAAAATTGAATAGCACCACTACATCATCTTCTTTTATGGTAACGACAGGTTGCCCATTGTTATCAACCATAACTATAGGATTGATAAATTCGTCCGTAACATCATTATCATAGCTATCCTGGATACTCTCCACAGCATTGTGCGATTTTTCACCAATACCATTTACCATGGCGTTATAAGCTAATTTAACACGCTCCCAACGTTTATCTCTATCCATACCATAATACCTACCGGTAATAGAAGCCAATTGGGCATTATTCTGAGATAAATGATTTTCTAAGTCTGCAATAAATTCCTTGCCAGAATGTGGGTCAACATCCCTGCCATCTGTAAAACAGTGCACATAAGAATGTATACCAAAATTATTAGCAGCGGTAACCAATCCTTTTACATGATTTATGTGAGAATGTACACCGCCATTAGAAACCAATCCTACAAAATGGACATTTTTGTTATGCTGTTTAGCGTAGGTAAAAGCCTTTTGCAATTCTGGTTCGTTGGCAATACTTCCATCTGCTACTGCATTGTTAATTTTCACCAAATCTTGATAGACAATTCGACCGGCACCCAAGTTCATATGACCTACTTCGCTATTGCCCATTTGACCTTCAGGCAGACCAACATGTAATCCGTCAGTACGTAAACTGGCATTGGGGTATTTTTTTAAAAGAGAATCAATAAAGGGTGTATTAGCCTGTGCTATTGCAGATACTTCAGGGTTTTGTGTATTACCCCATCCGTCAAGTATAATTAAAATAACTTTCTTGTTCATAATGAAAAAATTGAACCACAAAATTAAGGATTTTTAAAGCGAATTAGCCATAAGAATACTATTAATAACAATAACGTTATAGTTGGTTTTAACACTGCTAAAAAAGCAATAACATTTTTTTAAGATACGGTTAAACTTAGGTTAATTACTGTTAATAAGAGTAACAATATGCATAAAGGCATCGTCTTTTATACTGTAACTTAAAACTAATATATTATGAAAAATCTAATTCTATTATTCGCATTCGTTTTTGGACTAACAGTAAATGCAAATCCAATTAAAGACACTACTAAAAACGCTAAAATTGAAAAAGTTGAAAGTAGTAAGATGAACCTTAACATTGTTTACAGTACTAGTGTTAGTACTTTTTGCAAATTAATCACTACCGGAAACTATGATGCAGTAAAAAGTATGATTAATGCCGGTGTAGATATCGATAAAAAATCGATTGGAATGACGCCCCTAATGTATGCCGCAAGATACAATAAAGTTGACATTGTTAAGCTATTAATTGCTAATGGTGCAGATTTGAAAGAAAAATCTAACAAAGGATATACAGCTTTAAAGTATGCTAAAATTTCAAAAGCAAAAGATACTTACAACATTATAGCCGAGGCTTTGGAAGCTCAAAAAGCGGAGCGAAAAGCAAAGAGAAAAAGAAGTTAACTTTTTCAATATTTCCCTTTTCTTCCCCAACGGTTTCCGTTGGGGATTTTTTTGTGTCAATAACTTTCCTCTCTATAAGGGAAACTCATTACTGTTTAAACTTAATTACGTTTAGTAAAATAATAATTAGGGTAAATGAAATAACAAAATAAAGTATGGTTATAATAAGTCTTTTTCTATTTTCTTTTTGAAGTTTTTCTCTGATTTCTTTTAGTTGTTGTGGTGTAGTTTTTTTATCAATTGTACCTTTTTTGTATTTTGTTTTAGGTTTTGATGACTTGAAATTTTCAATGTTTTTTCGTCTCAAGTTATTTCTGATACTACCAATCATTGCAGAGGCGTGACTAGAAAGACTTCCCAAAGCATTAAAATCACGACCTCTCATAACCTCTATTTACGATATTTCTCAATCGCTTCTTTAATTTTCTCAATCCTATTTTCAGGGTCAGGATGTGTACTTTGCATTTCAGGAACTCTATTTGGGCCTGCTGCTGCCTTTAGA from Aureibaculum sp. 2308TA14-22 includes:
- a CDS encoding acetyl-CoA hydrolase/transferase family protein; translation: MYKALTAQEAVKVIKSNDRVYVHAAAAAPQALINAMSDRADELRNVEVCHLHVEGEAPYADPKLKDSFHVNSFFIGKNVRHTLTAGNGSYTPVFLSELPLLFKRNTLPIDVALIHVSPPDNHGYCSLGVSVEATLAAIDNAKHVIAQVNPKMPRTHGAGIIHISELDAFVEVDLDLPEMSAAEPSKIESKIGDYIAELIDDGSTLQMGIGSIPNAVLKRLTNHKNLGIHSEMFSDGVIDLILKDVINSNFKGVDQGRAMATFLMGSRRLYDYVDDNPFIEMRGADYVNDVSIIKQNPKMVAINSAIEVDITGQVCADSIGSRMFSGVGGQMDFIRGASLSKGGKAIIALPSTTSKGVNRIVPFLKQGAGVVTTRAHIHYIVTEYGVAHLYGKTLKQRAKVLLDIAHPDYREQLERENFTKA
- a CDS encoding BT0820 family HAD-type phosphatase, producing the protein MIPKDPLIIAVDFDGTIVEDAYPKVGKAKIFAIETLLELQKDGHRLILWTYRYGERLQDAVDFCEENGIKFYAVNKNYPEEKFQGKVSRKINADLFIDDRNIGGMLGWGEIYKIIKNNPNAEVPKKKKKSFWKF
- a CDS encoding thioredoxin family protein, whose amino-acid sequence is MKKLIFIVSCMFVFGGCTFAQQKETITKPNYLEGVIAQDVFKEAPYNTWFNRNYDNYKLDEATVKEIKKNIKGVTIKAFMGTWCGDSRLEIPHFYKLLGKVGFDENDLEMIAVNRRKKTADNLQEGFTIIRVPTFIFYKKDKEIGRYVEYARETLEKDILKILKGEPYKHSYDKS
- the gpmI gene encoding 2,3-bisphosphoglycerate-independent phosphoglycerate mutase is translated as MNKKVILIILDGWGNTQNPEVSAIAQANTPFIDSLLKKYPNASLRTDGLHVGLPEGQMGNSEVGHMNLGAGRIVYQDLVKINNAVADGSIANEPELQKAFTYAKQHNKNVHFVGLVSNGGVHSHINHVKGLVTAANNFGIHSYVHCFTDGRDVDPHSGKEFIADLENHLSQNNAQLASITGRYYGMDRDKRWERVKLAYNAMVNGIGEKSHNAVESIQDSYDNDVTDEFINPIVMVDNNGQPVVTIKEDDVVVLFNFRTDRGRQITEALSQKDFPEFGMKKLNLYYVTMTNYDDKFKNIHIIYDKDDLSNTLGEVLEKHNKKQIRIAETEKYPHVTFFFSGGREDEFVGEKRLMCPSPKVATYDLQPEMSANDITAAILPELDKQEADFICLNFANTDMVGHTGVMSAAIKAAETVDKCTERIIESVLRNNYTGIIIADHGNSETMINEDGSPNTAHTTNPVPIIIVDKDIKSVKNGILADIAPTILKLIGIDKPEVMNRESLI
- a CDS encoding ankyrin repeat domain-containing protein → MKNLILLFAFVFGLTVNANPIKDTTKNAKIEKVESSKMNLNIVYSTSVSTFCKLITTGNYDAVKSMINAGVDIDKKSIGMTPLMYAARYNKVDIVKLLIANGADLKEKSNKGYTALKYAKISKAKDTYNIIAEALEAQKAERKAKRKRS